The sequence CAACAAGGAACTGCGCGATATCGCCGTCGCCGGCGGTCAGTTGGGTGTGGCCAATGATGAGCTGGTGGACTTTGTTAAAAATGTCGATAAAGCCGTCGTTGCCCTGGGGGATGAATTTACGGGTGGTGTTGACCAGGTGGCCAAGGAGATTGGCGGCATCGCCAAACTCTTCGACGAAACCCGGAGCCAGGCGATTGGTACCAGCATCAACAGCATCGGCTCAGCGCTCAACGAACTGGGTGCCGCTGGGGCGGCTACCTCGCCGGTCGTAGCCGAGTTTACCACCCGCATGGGTCAGCTGGGCAACCTGGCTCCCAAACTGCATGAAACACTGGGTTTGGGAGCCGCCCTGCAGGAACTGGGTTTGACGGCCGAGATTGCCGCCAGTGGTTTGTCAGGATTGATGTTAACTGCGGCTAATAAATCCGATCTGTTCGCTCAGCATCTGGGCATGAGCAAAAAAGCGCTGGAGCAACTCATCAATACGGATCCCAATAAATTCCTGATGATGCTGGCCCAAAGCTTTCAGGGCCTCAGCTCTACGCAGGTCGCACAGCGGTTAAAAGAGCTAAAAGTGGAGTCCCAGGAATCGATCAAGGTGATGAGCCTATTGGCGGATCAGACTGACTTCGTTGCCGAAAAACAGCAGTTAGCTAATAAAGCGATGATTGAGGGGACTTCCCTCACGTCTGAATTCGACAAGAAAAATCACCAGCTGGCTCGTGATCTGAAGGAATTAAACGAATGGTTTAATAGCCTGCTCACCAGCGAAGGGCTACAGAATTTTCTGGTATCAGCGACCCACAATGCCGTCGAGTTTATTCGGGTATTGCCCCAGGTAGGAAAATGGCTCTCCAGTAATAAAGATCTGCTTTACCTATTAGCCGCTGCTACCGTCGTCTACTATGGCAATCTGATCAAAGCCACCGCAGCTGCGATTGCTAATACAACCGCTGAACTGGCCCGTAAGGCTGCCTATGAAATAGGCTTTCGTTGGCTGGTTATTTCGGAAGCAGCCACGAAAGCCTATGCCTTTACCACGGCCGTACTGACGGGTCAGATTTCCCTTCAGACAGCTGCGGTCACACTAGCACGGGGAGCCTGGTCGGCTCTATCAGCCATTATGCTGGCCAACCCGATCGGCGTTATTGTCGCCGGCATGGCTGCCCTGGCTTATGCGGTCAAACTGTATTCTGATAATACAGAAACGGCCATTCGGCTGGAGCGAGAGAAAGTTCGTCTTCAACGCGATATGCAGGTATTAACTGAACTGCAAAGCAAGACGCTGGCCACGCTCAACGAGCAGCTTCAGGATTACACGGAAATGACCAGTGCCGAACGGGCTGAGTACGTCAAAAATGTAGCCGTGGCCCGGCTCGATCTGGAGAGTCGGCTGGCCCGGATGAAGGCACGCGAGAAAGAAATGGAAATGCTGGCAGCCGAACCAACCCTTTGGCAGCAACTGTGGATTGCTATCAAGTCAGGAGGAGATCCGGCTAAAATGGCTCAGAATGTCACTCAGCAGGTAGCCGACAACATGCGGGGTGTCCGGGAGCAGTTTGCGGCAGGAATCACCGCCGTCGAGGGCCAGCTGAAACAGTACGATTCGATCTTCAAACAGATCGAACGTTACGAAAAACCGACCAAAACGGGCGGGGGAAAACTCCGTACCATCACGGATCCGGAAGATGCGAAAAGTAAAACCGATAAAAAGAAAGCGGAAGCCAGGCGTCAGGAAGATGAACTGGAAGGGATGCTGTCTGATGCCCGCGAGCGGACCATGCGGGGAGAGCGCTCCCAGTACGAAAACGAAGTCGCAGCGTTTGCCGATAAATACAGTAAAATGTACACGCTGGCCAAGGACAACGAGGCTAAAATTAATGAAATCCGAATCCTGAGCCTGGCTGAATGGGCTGAGATCGAAAAGCGATTCTACGAGAAGCAGGATGAAGATGCCCGTAAACAGCAGGAAAAGGACAATAAGATTGGCTTTGAGGCTGCGTTGAATGAGGCCGATCAAACGCATTCGGACACCATTGGGAGCATCGAGCGAACGCAGGCCAAAGCGCCGGCCGCCATCGGTGATGCCGAGGTGCAGATGCAGAAGCTCCAGGCTGATCAGGTTTATCTGACGCAGAAACTTTTACTCGAGCAAACTTTTGCCCAGCAATCCGCCGACACCCAGCGACAGCTGACTGAAAACTGGAATGAGCAGGTAAAACTTCGGGCGACCACGGAGCACCAGTATGCCGAGCAGATGAAGCAGGCCGAATGGGCGCTTCAGGATGCCAAACGTGCCGCCATGCAGCAGGGACTGGAGGTGCTGATGGGCTTTTTAGGAAAAGGTACGATTGCCTATAAAGCGGCTTTGATTGCTCAGAAAGCCTTCGCCATCGCCCAGGTTGTTGTCGATCTGAATCGGGAGATTGCCCAGATTTATGCAAACCCTGCCTGGTCGCTGATGCCAGACGGTGGACTCGCCATAAAAACAGTTAATGCGACGGCCGCTAAAGTTCGGGCTGGTATCAGCATCGCCTCGATTGTGGGGACTACGATTGGTGAACTGGCCGCCAAAGCGGACGGTGGTTTTACGGGCATGCGGGAATTATATCCGGGTGCTGGTGGACCCAGCGGCTTTACCAATGGGCCAACGCTGTTTAACATGGGCCGTCGATCGTACATTGCTGGCGAAGCCGGCCGGGAGTTTGTCATTTCGAACCGCGCTCTACAAAATCCAGTCGTCGCCGATTTTGCCCGCATGATGGATGTAGCCCAGCGAACGGGTAATTACTCGCAATTGATGGCAGAGGCTCAGGCCAGTACCTCAGCAACGTCGGCTCCATCGAGCAGCAATTCGGGCAGCAATGATGATTTGCTGATGCTGCTCCTTCAGGAACAGCGCCTGACGCGCAGTTCCCTGGAGAAGAAAAACAGCCAGAACGTTGCCTTGAACTACCGCTTGTTTGAGCAGTATCGGGATAATCTGGAAGAAGCCCGGATCGATAATAAATTGTAAGTAAAAAAGCCTGACCGTAAAAGTCAGGCTTTTTTGCCTTTCACTAAAGTTGGTTTATCACTATTCATCTAATTGGTAACTTGCCAGACTTATCCATATAATTAATCCCTATGAAATCAGTATTTACCTTGATTGGCCTTGTGGTTTCCATTGCCTGCTTTGGTCAATTAAATCCGAGTCCCGTCGAAATGCCAATCGATAGTAGTTCTGGAGGCATACAGTTCCGGGAAGTGGTTACGCTCGACCCATCGTTGGATACCAAAGCCATTGTTCAGAAGGCCAAAAACTGGGTAGCCACAGCCTACCGGAGTGCGAATGATGTAGTGCAGCAGTTTGATCCGGAAACAGGCATTCTTATCGTGAAAGGTCAGTTTCCCGTTACACGAACCAGTTACTATGGGAATCAGGTGACGACAGCAGCTATCACAGTTTACCAGACGCTAACCATTGAAGCCAGACCAGGTCGATACCGGGCTACCTTAAACAATTATGAAATTGGTGCAGCTGGCCAGCGGGCAGTACTGGCAGCCAACCGGGGGTCAATGGGCCGGGATGAGTATATGGAACTGGTTCGCAAGCAGGCTGCTGGCATGAGTATGGAGCGAACTATTATCAAATCTGCTGAAAAGAATCTGGACTCGACCATTACCTCAGAACGATTGTTTATGGCGGATGTCAAGCAGCAGAGTTTAAACCTCTTGGAGATGCTCAAACGGCACATGCAGAAGAAGGCCGAAAAAGACTGGTAGTTTCACTAGTCTAGGACAGTTATATATAAATTAGCCCAATCGATAGGATGGGCTTTTTTTGTTACTTTTGCGACGCTGAGTTCATTTATTCCAAGGGTCGGCACCGCCAGCAAACAGGCGGTGCTGTACCCCCGTATCCGTTTGACTGTAATAGTCCGGATAGTTTTTCGACCCTTGGGCGTGAACTCAGCAGCGGGTCAGGCAGCACCGCCTGTTTGTTGCTGGTAGCCATCACTGTTATGCCCAAACTTTCCCAGACCGAAATCGACCGTCGAAAACTCGAACGGCTCGAAGCGCGTATCCTTATTCTACGCAGTAAAATTGAGCAGTTACAGCAAGGATTAAATACCAGTATTGCCCAGGCGCAAAAACTCAGCTCATCACTGGCCAATCAACAATAAAAACTGGTTTTCCTGTTTATACCGTACCCACCGTAACTTGCTTTTTATCAAGTATTAAACCGTAATTCTTTGGAAGAACACTACTCTAGTATTTAGCTTAATTCCTGTTCAATCGGTTAAAAGCAGCAACAATGACATCTTTGCGGGTTATGGCAACAGCATTCTGAAGTTGTTGGATCGTCTTATAGCCCGACCGGATATCTTCCTGCATCATGTGAGGTAAAGGTTTGGCCCGATATTTAGCCTTCTTAAACGAAAAGATCAATTTGAAAACTGAATACTCTGAAATAGCGTGATCATTTCTTTTGGAATAACCGAATGCATCTTCTTTAAGACTAAAAGTGCATTGCGGAAATGGTAAAGATTTTTTGTAAATGCCTTTAAAAAAACTTCACTTATTAAATCTTTACCCCGACAATTCAATAACCAGGCAGGGTAGTTTAGTTTTTGTCCCCCAATAAACTCTACCTCCACTGGTGTGTAATCAATTGTTGGGCTATTAGTTAAAGTAGCTGCTTTCAGATACGGCTCTACTTGGTTGAAGATATAGTCTGCTATTAACTGTAATTCAACTGAAGACATCTCTGTAAACTTGGCTTCCTGACCAAACGCTATATTGACCCCCGCAATCTTTGGAGCCTTATCAAAGTGCAGCATTACAGCATAGACCAAAATTGGATCGATTAAATAGTTTTCTATGCTATAACGATTTAATACAAATAAATTCGGGGAACTTTCATTTCCGGCATCTTCATCAATTAAACCATATATAAAGGTGTTCAATCCTGAGTTGACTAATTTTTTTACCCAATTATCAACTACAGTTTTGCCGCCAGATTTTTCGTTTGTGGATGCAGGAATGA comes from Spirosoma aureum and encodes:
- a CDS encoding ABC transporter C-terminal domain-containing protein; this translates as MGFFCYFCDAEFIYSKGRHRQQTGGAVPPYPFDCNSPDSFSTLGRELSSGSGSTACLLLVAITVMPKLSQTEIDRRKLERLEARILILRSKIEQLQQGLNTSIAQAQKLSSSLANQQ
- a CDS encoding phage tail tape measure protein — protein: MAKTQTERAVIDLVINGQQAKTTLKEVSLAVTKTRSELNKMKEADNPEAYRAKLAEMHKLVSAQRDMTARINDSTTAWGRFKKEMATVAVGVVGGNVITFALQQLAALIPGTIDRTMKLKDAFADIEKATGLSAEGVQKLNKELKNIDTRTSNKELRDIAVAGGQLGVANDELVDFVKNVDKAVVALGDEFTGGVDQVAKEIGGIAKLFDETRSQAIGTSINSIGSALNELGAAGAATSPVVAEFTTRMGQLGNLAPKLHETLGLGAALQELGLTAEIAASGLSGLMLTAANKSDLFAQHLGMSKKALEQLINTDPNKFLMMLAQSFQGLSSTQVAQRLKELKVESQESIKVMSLLADQTDFVAEKQQLANKAMIEGTSLTSEFDKKNHQLARDLKELNEWFNSLLTSEGLQNFLVSATHNAVEFIRVLPQVGKWLSSNKDLLYLLAAATVVYYGNLIKATAAAIANTTAELARKAAYEIGFRWLVISEAATKAYAFTTAVLTGQISLQTAAVTLARGAWSALSAIMLANPIGVIVAGMAALAYAVKLYSDNTETAIRLEREKVRLQRDMQVLTELQSKTLATLNEQLQDYTEMTSAERAEYVKNVAVARLDLESRLARMKAREKEMEMLAAEPTLWQQLWIAIKSGGDPAKMAQNVTQQVADNMRGVREQFAAGITAVEGQLKQYDSIFKQIERYEKPTKTGGGKLRTITDPEDAKSKTDKKKAEARRQEDELEGMLSDARERTMRGERSQYENEVAAFADKYSKMYTLAKDNEAKINEIRILSLAEWAEIEKRFYEKQDEDARKQQEKDNKIGFEAALNEADQTHSDTIGSIERTQAKAPAAIGDAEVQMQKLQADQVYLTQKLLLEQTFAQQSADTQRQLTENWNEQVKLRATTEHQYAEQMKQAEWALQDAKRAAMQQGLEVLMGFLGKGTIAYKAALIAQKAFAIAQVVVDLNREIAQIYANPAWSLMPDGGLAIKTVNATAAKVRAGISIASIVGTTIGELAAKADGGFTGMRELYPGAGGPSGFTNGPTLFNMGRRSYIAGEAGREFVISNRALQNPVVADFARMMDVAQRTGNYSQLMAEAQASTSATSAPSSSNSGSNDDLLMLLLQEQRLTRSSLEKKNSQNVALNYRLFEQYRDNLEEARIDNKL
- a CDS encoding DUF4468 domain-containing protein, which codes for MKSVFTLIGLVVSIACFGQLNPSPVEMPIDSSSGGIQFREVVTLDPSLDTKAIVQKAKNWVATAYRSANDVVQQFDPETGILIVKGQFPVTRTSYYGNQVTTAAITVYQTLTIEARPGRYRATLNNYEIGAAGQRAVLAANRGSMGRDEYMELVRKQAAGMSMERTIIKSAEKNLDSTITSERLFMADVKQQSLNLLEMLKRHMQKKAEKDW